AAGCTCCCTTCGTCACCTGTGATATTTGACATTTTGAACAAAAGATTTTGagataattatacaaattttgtctctttttccttttccaaaactcaattgtttctttctttcttcttgttggtAATAGGGCTTGTTTTTTGGTGAACTTAAAATCAGGAATCTGCTCTCACTAGAGGAAGACAAAAACCAGGGAATTCTCCTTCATTTCAGGTGAAGAAGAGGACCATTTGCTGCATAAGACTAACATTGAAATTTGGTCTTTCTTTggctttttataaatatatatagtgttCACAAGAGACGTTTGCTTATTAAATACCCCTGCTTTGTTATGGGTATTATAATAATTGCCATTCCatgctttatttaattttttgaatcaacCTTGTAAAACAAGAACCTTGGCTCATCAAGATTGACTTGTTCATGATAACCTATCTGAGTTCAAGCATATCcttaatatcataaaaattttcaagccCAGATTCCAGGATAAATTATGTATGATTTTAGCCCCATATGCCATCTCTATATTGAATTAAgttgtgaatgtaattttaaacTTTTCAGCGGCAGCGGCAGTCAGATTAAGATCAGCTGGACTATCATGTCTTAAGCTTTAGCTGGTAGTgctgaattttattattagataaattactTCATGTCATCAAGTCCAAAGGCATGTGCAGCGGGTATTTGAAAGCTAGCTGATAAACTAACAACAAAACTGATTTTCGAAAAGTCGCCCAggtgacaaaattaaaaatcatgaCAAGTGAGAACAAATTCTGCTCAAGTTTTCCAGTACAGCAGACAAATCCCAAATGGTAAATTTCTCAATTATATACCAAATGAATGAAAGAATCCCAATATCAAACCACTGTGTTAGTGATCAAAAGTGGTTAAGAAAAGGGTAAGCAAATGACCCCCACCAAGGGGGCAAACTGTATATATTTTCTCAAGATCTGTTCGATAAACTgaccaaaaattgaaattaaaattgccATAACCATAACATGCTGGTTTTAGGAATTGGTGAAATAACAGCTATTCGTTCATTTGTTGTACATGCTTCCTCTGTACTCTTTAAATCATGCAGCCAATTACTCAAATTCATCAGGTGAAGTTTATTGCAtcattacatatttttttatcttttataagtTTAACGGTGCCGAACTTTGTTTTGTCTCATTTGATCCAAACGATAGAAGGGGACAAACCAGTCCATGTCCATCGTGTTTCAAAAACAACTCAATTAATGACATAAAAGATGTAGCTGGCTTGTTTTCTAGCTGagttttttacttaaaaacGACGAAAGctaagtatacaaatataagGATAATGATTGCCAAAGCAATCTTCACTGTTCCTCTCAAATTGTTCATCAGTTTATAGCCTTTCACCAATGGAATTCAACATATTAATGTGCTTACCACTTTGATGTGATTCAGTTGTTGGGTAATTTTCATATCATTTGTCTGTAAAGCAGGTGAGGGAGATAAATGTAAGAAAGACTTTTTGTATCTTCAATCTTCTTCCCCAAAGAATCTGATTTGTTAAGCTTAAAGTCTTTCTTGTAATTGTCTAGGAATAATTTATTAGCAAAATGATAAACCCAGAAATATAATATTGCCTAGGAATGCCCACAAGTATTACGGCCAAGTGCCAACTAAAGTTCCAACGTGATAAAAATGCTTCAATTGCATTGGGGAAAAGGGATCATACCAGATTAAAGAACAAAGATATATATCCAAAAATCCAATAGGCATTTGCCCTAATGTTTAAACTGGACAACCTGGCTGTTAAATTAATGTATCTCCATagattagatatatataaatgaagcaAATGAAAAAGCTGAACACTTCTTAAATCCATTGTGGGCATGCTTTTATAatgaatgattttctttttctttttctttttcttcccttcTTAATGTTGCAATCTTGACCATGTCTAAAGAAATTTCATTATCCCATTTCACATTGTTTAATTAAGGACAAACACATTCTGGGAAATACTTACTTTTGACGTCTAACATGGGAAAGATATAGATGGGCATGCATGCGAATATTTTAGGTTAAGCTTACTGAGAGAAACAAGAAGCAGACAGAAGAAAGAATATGAAACACCCACTAAATTCTGAAACTCTAGTTAAATAATTTCCAAGACAGTTGCCAATTAAGAGGATGGAGAGATGCTCATTTCCATCACAAACTAATCAAAGGTAATGACAAAAAGATTGCTTAGTTATTATCGTTGAAGGTCGATGAAAATTATGAAGCAAACATCAACACAACAATGTAAAGCCAAAAGATTCCAAACTTTATAAGTGTTCTTTCGTAATTGTCTTGATAAGACCCAATATAAAGACGACCTAAGCTGCATTTGGATGCTGCTTGTTTATCAAAATGctacataaaaaattaactaacaAGACTGACCCAGCCACTAACTGACATTGGCAAAGGATAAAACCAACACAAAAGGACGGCTATTCCTCTCGATGAGCATATTTATTTGTAATCAAATGATAAGGACAAAAGAATACTCTATTGTTGTTTGATATAGACATGCATATGCTTGATAATTACTAATTAGGTAAATAAACTATATGAAATTCAGAAGAAGCATTTTGATGCAGCAACAAGCATGAAACTTCGCTATTAGGTGTCAACTGGGTTTGCTTAGTATAATACTACAAGGCAATAgggagattttttttaatgtattactTAATGCAAGTCCATTTCATAGTCTTAGGAGTTGAGAGGTTATTACTTTAATTGGTGGATTACGTGTAGTCAATTAGGTTCGTAGCCAATATGATGAGAAAGACTACCACcatttaacaatataaaaaataatcttattcgTTTTAATTCGTGAAAAAAGAATGAACATTTAATTTTACTTGTTAATCGCAGCTTTGATGGATGAAATCCTTAATTATTAGcttaataattaagaattaacATGGTGATTACCACCGGCATTCAAGGGTGGGGTTGAAACATCAAAGGCCCCATGCCTGAAATTGACCCTCTCCGCATCTTTATCTATTTTAGGCCAAAGCAATTATTTTGCgccctaaatttgataaaatgatactttctatctttcaaatttgaaaaattcatttattcacctatttttcacttttgtaaataaaattcgTTATgggaaaagataaaatagttattttgcATTATCATCTTCTCAcactatttttttctcaattgtGATCAAACTCAAGCaacattttcaatcttttttgtAAGATTTTTGACATCTTTTACTTTTATCGTCTCATATCACAAGTTCACCGCTAGTGTACCACCGTATATTTATCATCTCCAATGTTGTGTTTCATCCTACTGCACTCCAGGAGTGCCACTCATCCCATCTCCTCACATCATCACCACATCAGTCTTTTCCTCTTTTACTCATTTCTCAGGACTCTCTCCTTACAGTTTTATAGGAGCTCAATCCCCTTTTTTGTACTTTATAAAATATGAGAGAAATTTGGCTCTtaatctaaaaagaaaataatattccaCTCTTCTTTAGGCTGGATCTGAAGTTGGTAGTTAGTGTTTCCCAATGGCCAAGAAATGAGATGTCTGATTTGGCTTCAATTGTTTTTGTACTTTTATGCAACTTAAGTTTGAAAGCTTTTACTTGGCCTAGAATAGAGATATGTTCAGTCTGATTGATTTGGCgcggtttaaaatttttttcaaactaaacttaaaaaaaaaaagtttagaaaattttcaaattatttgttttgggaCCTAACCCTATTTCCGAATTCTAGCTGAAACGGGGAAAGTTCCTCCTGTTCAAGTAGCCAAGGAAGCATAAGACTGAAAATGTGTATGAAAATAGACAAGAGCAGTTACATACTTATTTCAACAAAATGATAAGTATGAAAATTCACCTTTTTGCTGATAAGActgtaaaattttagaaactttgaAAACAAGATCTTCGGCCTATCTAAATAATCTCAATTCTGCATTATATACCTGTCTGTGTCATATTTTCTATACTCCGAGGGCCACATGTGTCACAAGCAAGTGCTACTCTACTTGGGCACACAGGAGGTTTCCTGTGATTTTCTTCCACTGTAATGTAACTATTTAATCCCAACAAAAAACCTGCAAAATGTAATGTAAAAACCCCCCTTTGCGAAGACTTGCACATTTTTTTACAACCATCACACTTGAGACTCGCCAACTATGTTGGTGTTACCACATAATGCACCCAAGCTCCTCTGCTCTATTCTGGAGTCAGCAATATTGGTTCCAGCACCATTGCTAAGAGTCCCACTAACATTAGTCTTCCCACGAACTTGTCTTGAAGTTTTTGACATTGACTTACACTGAGGAGTCTCAGtgtcctttctctttctcttcggGCTAAGGTACCCGAATGCTAAAGCCTCCAACGCTTTTGTAGTCAATGGTCGGTTCCTTGTACTCTGCCTTCGGTTGTTCATGATGGGCTGTTGATCTCTACTATTATCAACAAACTTCAATTCCCCATCTTGATGGTTGGTTTCAATTACAGTAGATGATTTGTTCTCGCTAGCATTGTCACTATTCTGCACCATGTCAGTGAATGGTCCATCACTTCCTAACTCTGATGGATCTTGAGGTAAATTCAAGTCTATCAATGTATGGTGTTCAGGTTTCTCGGCAGATAAGCCTCTATCCACGCAATCTTCAGTTACATTTCCTTCATAGCTCCTATCTGGACTGCCTTTAGCTAAAGATCTGGCAGGAGATAAATTTTGGGGAAGACCCTGTTGACAAACCATGTCACATGCATCATTCAAACTTGGTCTAAGATCTGACACATTTTCATCTAGCTTCTGATCCACACAGATATTGTTGATGCTGCAGCTAGAATCTCCATGGTTGCAAGGTGTTAAATCCTGAGGTTCAATAGCAGGGGCCAAACAGTTCGAACGGCTAGCATTTGCATTCTGGCAGAACTGATACTTACAAAACTCCAGCTGCTGCTGCTTGTCTACTGCTACATTTGGGGAACTAGGGCTGTTAGGCATACTATTATTCAGAATACTATTTGCACAATCTGATGAGTCCACACGCACTCCGTTGTCAGTCATGTTATCTGCAGTAGCATGGGTatgagtttcttcttcttcatcatgaGATGTATCTTCCTCAGAATCACAGGAACTGCTCGAAGGGGCAGATAGAGTAGAACTTTCAGCAGGTAAACTTCTAAGCTCTCTCACTTTACGTCGTCCTGCTCCTTGATTCAAACTAGTATCAACAATTGTGAACTGAATTAGACGCCGAACGTGATTTGACTTCCGTGGCTGCAGGTAACAATGATGTTGCTTATTTGACAAACCATCTGATTCTTGCTTAGTTGGTTGGTCCAACTTATGTTCTTCCTTGTGTTCAACAACTTTTGCTGCTTCACTTTCAAGCTCAAGCAGCCCTGGATCTGATGCAACTTTATTCAACACATCGCTGATGGAATCAAAATACTGGTCACCTTTCACAAGTTTCCTTCTTGAGAACTTCTTAACACCAGGTATAAGAAAAACCAACGAATTTTTTGAGCCAGAAAAGCCATGATCCTTAGGCTGCTCAGAGTGCCATCCTTGTGCTAAAAGACGAGGCCAAACAGCTTCCCAGAATAAATCATTTGATCGGGCTTTACTTAACCTGAAATCTCCTGTTAGAAACTTTATAATGTCGGCAGATTTAAGAGAGGAGCAAGCTTTGCCAACTGGTATTTCAGAATGAAGAGAAAACACATTATTGGTCTTTATTGGCTCCATGGCAGTGCCTGTGAGATCTTGCTTCCCTTTACCGACACCTACTGCTTCAATGAGCATCTTGACACCAATAGTATTCtttaaagtgaaaacatatTCTTCAAAAGATTTCTTTCCCTCAACAAATTTCCTAGAAGCCTACAATGATCACATTACATTTAAATGAACAAACAGGACAATATATTTCTCGAAAATAAACATGGAGTAGACTCATTGGCACAATTAACTAGCTAGCATAAAAATCTATTAACTTGCAAAAGGACGGAAAGACAACATCAACAGAACTTCTTTACAGGGAGATTAAAGGATCCTTCAGAAAGACAATCTTAAAAGGCATACTGCAccaatgatttttcttcttaagtGTATCCTATTCTTCATGCATTCAGTACAACAAGATTACTTTCCAtccaacaaaaatgaattaatgGTTAATCTTAGAAGGTCATTTATAACTTCAAATTCACATCAGCAGGAATAAATTTGGTTATACATAGAATTTTGTAATCCAATATTCGAAAAGGCAAGTGCCAAACATGTCTCTAACTTAATTGTAGGTTTAACGACACATTTgacagaaaataaataaataaataacttttgAGGGTTGTTAGCTTGGAAACGATTGCATGTTGGATAAACCCCTAGGAATCTTCTAAATATGTTTCAGATACATTTCAAATTCATGCACTTGGTTGGCTGTTAAGAAAATACCAAGAAAAGGAAATCACTTAAGAATGGTTATGAATCCTCATAAAGAAGAGTATCAACAAATTTTCTCCTTTACTTTGTACTTCCAAGAACCAATAAAGCCTCAGAGATGAACCAAAAGAAACCTCTGGAATTTCATACATAGCTAATGATAAGTGCACATACTATATTCTTTTTGctaatgaaaatcaaaatctagATCTAGAAAAACTTATAAACATGTGTTTCTCCCCTTCAATTTTGCGCTTGCATAAATATGTCCTTCATGAACCATGATGTATCTAGAGAACATCTCAATATATTCATGCAATTATTACATTACTTAGAAAAAACTTCTAATAACAGTGGATTCATTATCACATAATCAAATAGCAGATATCAGGTAGCACACTTACTGTGTTTACCTagcacaaaatttaaaaaaaaaaaagacaataccTCAAGCAATATATTTTTGCTTTCCTCTGAGACATGAGAAACTAGTCTTGATAACAATTCCTGTAGCCTCCATCCACTGAATATCTTTTGTCCATGCACAAAACGTTTGCTCCTTAATTTCCAGTGTTCTGACCATCCGCGGTATCCCTCAGATCTGTAGAACTGCCCATAATAGAAAGATAATATGTCCCCCATCCCTTTACTCTCAACAAATCTCTTCACAAGATTAAGATTTTTTCCAAAGATATATAGACCTAGGAGAAAACTCTCACATTCAATTTGAGTCCAAGATTCACCCAAAGAACCAGGAAGAAGACAGAGACCTCTGTCTATAtgatacaacttattttttgaTTCCTGAGGTACGATTTCATTCCCATCACACAACACACTACCCCAAGAAGCATCTTTAGGTTCTGGATATTCATCATGTGAAGTAATCTGGCTCCCTTCACCATTCTCAAACTCTACAGTCccattaatattttcaatttttgcccAGATAAGTGGAATGGGCAATCCCAGAGAAAACAGGTTTGACAGATTAATCATGGTATTTAATTCAGCTGGATCATCCATTTGTTGCAAATAATCATCTTTCATAAAAACAGGTGGAATCTCTGCCTGGTACTCATGTCCAACACGAGGGACGGCCTCTGGGTCGTCAGAAATATCACTCATTTCAgtggaagaaagagaaagtaaCCGCTCATCAGATTCATCATCAATGCTTTCCATGATTCTATCCAAATGGATAGAGTTTATCTGCAAAATTGCAGCAGTTATTCAAGTCAGAAACTTAACACTTACACAATCTTAAAGTATGAAAATTGCAAATAACCAGCCTTAGGTGTGGGAAGGCTGCTTTCTCTTGGGTGGTTTGAGGTTATGACTGCATACAGaaatgaaatattcaaaaaatatcaacaaaatgcTGTATCTCTTAGATCAAAATTCTTAACGCTgaatttaaaatgacaaaacagAATTGGGCCACCAAGAATAGAGGAACATGCTGAACCTAATTTATGGAGTGTACTGATCTTGATTATTAGGGCTTGGGGCTAAGAAACAATTAAATGTCAACTAGGTAAAAGCTAAAGTTGAGTATGTATAAGTACATTCCAACCATCCTTTAAGAAAGAGTACATAAAATCACTTTCTAGTCTCATCTACCTGCTAGCATCTACTGAGTGGTTCTTGCTTACTGTAATGAAGCAAAGGAAGGTTCCTCTACATTGCTTGACTTCACTTCAGAACCATACAAACAGAGTTTCTGCTTTATATGCGGCATACAGAGCAACATTGTTATTCCCCAGAACTATTGAATAGGCTAAAGCCAGAAATGGATAAGGCCGTGGACCAAAACATAGGAGATTTgatgtggaaaaaaaaaaacaaaacaaaacaaaagaacaaagaaaaaacTGCACGGTTCCCGATTAGCCAATCACTGTCAGAAGACTCACTAAAAGCAGTAAGTTATCGAACcatattattatgaaaaaaaaacctataacgGGGAAAATTAAACCCAGCAGGATAATTCTCCGAAGTTCAATAAACGAACGACCTAGAGAAAATGGAGTCACAGAGGTAAGGCTAAAAAGTCTGCAcgtgaaaaaaataataaaagaaaaaaattaatggacaTGAACCACATTTTTTCAATCTAACCATGAACAACAATACTATAACGAATATTCAATGCTAAGAACATGTTAACATAATAATTAACAGAGaagaaatcattaaaattaaaaattagaggaACCCAACAAAGATATAACTCTTAACATGAAGAATACAGCATAATCTCATCACAACCAATAGCATTCAAGGAAAAACGTAGAAAGCAAAAGTATATCACCAATATCTAGTGAAAATTCTATTATAACTGAATTCGATTCAACCACTTAAGCAACACTAAAAACAAGAAGAGAGTAGAATAAGTCACATACGAATAACAAAAGAGACAAAAACATGCAAAGAATGATTCAAGGGAGCATAAGCTAACCTCCACAAAAGAAATTGAACGTTGAATCCCACGTCAAAAACCAAACCTGGGAAATAGGATTTTACAGTTATCCATCTGAAAACCTCGatttcaacttcttttcatgttgcaaaaaatgaacaaaagacagagaaagaaaataaagcatGTTATACTACAGTAAAAAAATTGGCTTTTTTACCTCGTACAAAAGAGTTGAAGTACGATGGATATCACATGAGAGTTGAATTGTTGTAGACTTGGCGAAGAGAGAGAAAGGCAGAAAATCAATCAAAGCGAATAAATTATCTTGGCTGctgaaacagagaaagaaagaaaaagaatgaagattAATGCCTGCATTTGTGTACGGTTTGTTCGATTTATGAGAATCAGACCACACGCGTTCGCAGGTGGGTTTCTATGAATTAGTGAAATTACTATAAAGTTCATACAAGTCttgccttttttgttttttgtttttgtttgcatAATTAATTCTAAGGCAAGTTGCTCTTACTTTAGggcatttataataatattttcaatctcaGATCTCTATATTTCTGGGAACACCATATTAAAAAGCTTTActattaatataatctttttcgtttttgaattaaaaaataaaaatatattgaggTCTactattgaatttatattttgttcaatttttttaatcaattgcTGACATGGCCTTGTGTTTTTCAAGACTTTAGTTAGTAGGACCCGCTCTAATCTGATCCAACCAATAACTTGCATCCATCAACGCTGGCGACGCCTAACAGTATCAATGGATGAAGATTAGACTATCAAGTTTGCGATCAAACGGTCCTAATTGAGTCTTATGACATAACTAGGAAGTATAAGAAACTGCCTGTGATTTTGACACGTCTTACATTAACAGGAACCGCAAGCTTCGTCTGCGCTCATTATTAAGTTAAAAACTATTGGGTCTGCGGTGCGTCTAAGAaaataaatgttgaattttTCTAGATGTTACATGCCATTTATTGGGGACATATTTCACGTTAGTCGGATTGTCTAACAACATCTTACTTTTACTTATTATCTATTTAATGTcgatattgtataatataatttttaatagataaattaataaaatattaataatttataaaaaaatataattaatatgttattattttaaaaaaatattataaatatttttaaaaattaaaaaatttttgtataggatatcttatctttttttttttaaatatattgatctatattgataatatatattgtatcatatgatatatatcatctcATACAATATATTCATTGTAGCGTATTAATTACAATACACTTCATAAtagatatcattttttatttatatcgtaggatatgtattatatattgtgagatattgataattatgttttaatatatgCAACTTATTCTAATAATTTGTGACTATCGTTAATAGTATTCTACGATACATGagacatatcatatgatacaatatgctatagataaaaaataatacgtatcatGAGGAGTATCGTAATTGATACAATATAGTAGACATATCGTactatactatatatattactaatacgGATCAATACATactttagaaaaaataataatgtaatataaatgtatatgaaaaattttaaatttttaaatgtgtttatgatatttttcaaaatgatgacatattaattatatttttaataatattttattattttatttattaaaaattgtatcatacgatataatataatattttatatataatatataaaattaaattttttatatatcatataatatactatttgattaagaaaaaatatataaaaaagatatatgtTACTGGAAAGATATTtcagtattataatatatttaaaatttcagaatttgATATATACGTGTACCACATTTGTACACCAGGCTTTAAGTCAGAAGCCCAAACAAGCCCATTATGCTTCAAATATCTTTAAAGCCCAATTTTGGATCTAAACGAAAATCCTGGTTCGCCATTCTATTGGCATTTCTCGCCAAAGTATTTTGCCTACTAGTGAAGTTATATTTCTCAGATTgtatatatttcttattttataatattatccaattgcttattatattaattttttcatttttgtatcAATGTAACATAATAACAGCAGATAATCTGGAAtgtaaaacttgaaaaaatacaatataaatattactcTCTAGTTATTGGCACCTAGCGGTTCTTTACAAAGATCAAAGAGAAAAGATGAACTTAAAATCGAGTGATCAATTGCCTGGAATTACCGTTTtgttttatgcataaaatatgCTTAGCTTTCGTATTCCATGCTAAATCTGTGCTTCAGTGTCAAGGTGTCATGGTTTTCAGTTGATATGCATGCTatgaaagtaaaaaatatttacgtGTATAATTTCACTATgctataattgattattttactgTGAAGATCAGCATGAGGATCCTTTTAAGAAtctaaaatgtaatttttttctaacttttttttcataCCAAATGAGTAGgggtgtttaattttttttttttcgaaaaaCCGTTCAGAACTGGTATTCAAATTGATAATTGAACTAGAAATCCACTTAATCGAATATAAGGTTCGGATATCAGATTACATATTTCACAAAACTGAATTTTTGGTTCAGGTACCGATTTGCCAGTACTGGAAATTAAACCAGTTTCACAATCCGAACCAATTTTTAAATGATAGGGGTTATAATGGAAATGGAGGAGCTGAAAGGGGTGGCGAAGATGTTGAAGACATCACACATTCAGCGGCAAAAGACTTAGCCTTATAGTACTCCACATAGTCGGCCATGGTCTTGGCGACCAGGTGCTTCAAGTTACGGTGCTTGTCGAGAGTGGTGGGAGGCCTGGGGGCCATGGCCGATTGGCGCACCAGTTGGCTCAAGTGGTCGAACCAGGCGTTGTAAAAGGTGTTGAAGCTAATCATTCAGTGGATTCGGGTGGAACTCCCTTATAGAGAGAGACAGGAGAACAAGTGGCTGTGGTCTTGTTTGCAATTCAGTGGTTGTGGTCTCATAGAGAAAGaagggccgaatggggagctcggaGGCCGATGCCAAGAGTATGCAAGTGTCAAAGCATGCCTTGCAACATGTGTTGCCAGTCACGATCGTGACAACTATGTCTCCACAAGTGTATCATTAGTCCCGGCTTAGGTTGTCATTATAATCTGCATCGATCCACGCCTTAAGTCAATTGAAGGATCGGCTCAATCTATTCTACATTCGACCGAGGTGCATCAGCAGTCCCATCTGCTTTCCTCTCGAATATTTCAAGCACTTATTGATTTTCTTTCCAAAGttcttttcatctttctatCGCGACATTTGTTTGCTATCAATGTCTTAGCCATATTTAACCATTTGGATTGCTATAGGGTCTTACAGATAATACTCATAGTTATAGTAGGGTGGTCGTGTGGATTGCAATAGGTGATGCTCATGGTTCTGACAGAGTGATCGTATGGGTGGCGACATGTATTGGTGGTTGTGGCACAATGGTGGCAGGTAACAACTGCTGGTTGTGGCAATGTGGTGTTTTTGGTGGAGGATTGGTGCGGGTGGGAATGACACAGTGGTGGAGCGGGTGTTGGCAATTGGTACTTGTGGTCCTTGCAAGGTGGTTGATAGAGAGGTTGCGTGGTTGGAAGGATGGTGGCATTTTGAGTTAGAGTTGTGACAGGTGGTGCTGGCATAACGGGTGGCTCTAGTTTTAATTGTaatgaaattgataatttatcatttacaGTTGTTGATTATTAGTGGTTTTGTCTTGATGTTTAACTGGAGTTTATAATCTTGGGATGAGTTCATATTAAGAGTTGTTCCATTTCTGTGTGTGTATACGTGGATAAATATTAgttaataaagtaattaaaagaaagatgagagtaaaaaattatcaagtgcTTGAGCATCCAGTAAAAATGTTCAAATGGCTGTACGTACCCAAAAGGTACCAAAAGATGaatcagttaatttttttttttaaagcaggAAAAAAGTTTATGGGATAGGAAGAGTTAGGTTAAAGAAAGCGAAGAAGGCATAACATGAACAGTAGATTAATCTAGCATTTGTCCAAATGAAATCTACTGTACaaattttagattcaaaatGTAGGTCAGATTAGCTGAGATGCCCACTAGAGGTGATGGAGATAAGAATCTTAACAAAGTAAGAAGGTGGACTCTAAAAAGAGGAGAATGCAATGTAGCTTTCTTTCAAGGTCCTCGAACAACtgaataattaaacttaatagACATCCAGAAAAATGCCATGTATATATAAAGCTAACTAGGGTTTTTCTCTCACCGCTGCAGCCTCTGCAAGATGGGACTCTTTACAAGCTGTATATATCActataaatttagaaatttgacTGAGAAATAAGAGCATGTGTCATTAAActaagaaaaagttttaaaagtagGGTTATCCGAACCATGAGAATGTCTTTTCTATTGTTTCTTCCTCTACTTTTTCTCCATAGAAAAGTATATGTGTTTCTTTACTAACATGGACCACAAGTCTTCTTTCTTAACAGTGATTTCACGCAGGGGAGTACAGTAAGATGCAGAAGATAGAGATTGGCTGGCTAAGCAATGACCTTTCACAAATAGCGATAAATTTGGAACAAATATCTAGATACTTTGACCGATATTTCATTTTGGGATGGGTTTGAGAATATGCA
This sequence is a window from Mangifera indica cultivar Alphonso chromosome 5, CATAS_Mindica_2.1, whole genome shotgun sequence. Protein-coding genes within it:
- the LOC123217657 gene encoding uncharacterized protein LOC123217657, encoding MESIDDESDERLLSLSSTEMSDISDDPEAVPRVGHEYQAEIPPVFMKDDYLQQMDDPAELNTMINLSNLFSLGLPIPLIWAKIENINGTVEFENGEGSQITSHDEYPEPKDASWGSVLCDGNEIVPQESKNKLYHIDRGLCLLPGSLGESWTQIECESFLLGLYIFGKNLNLVKRFVESKGMGDILSFYYGQFYRSEGYRGWSEHWKLRSKRFVHGQKIFSGWRLQELLSRLVSHVSEESKNILLEASRKFVEGKKSFEEYVFTLKNTIGVKMLIEAVGVGKGKQDLTGTAMEPIKTNNVFSLHSEIPVGKACSSLKSADIIKFLTGDFRLSKARSNDLFWEAVWPRLLAQGWHSEQPKDHGFSGSKNSLVFLIPGVKKFSRRKLVKGDQYFDSISDVLNKVASDPGLLELESEAAKVVEHKEEHKLDQPTKQESDGLSNKQHHCYLQPRKSNHVRRLIQFTIVDTSLNQGAGRRKVRELRSLPAESSTLSAPSSSSCDSEEDTSHDEEEETHTHATADNMTDNGVRVDSSDCANSILNNSMPNSPSSPNVAVDKQQQLEFCKYQFCQNANASRSNCLAPAIEPQDLTPCNHGDSSCSINNICVDQKLDENVSDLRPSLNDACDMVCQQGLPQNLSPARSLAKGSPDRSYEGNVTEDCVDRGLSAEKPEHHTLIDLNLPQDPSELGSDGPFTDMVQNSDNASENKSSTVIETNHQDGELKFVDNSRDQQPIMNNRRQSTRNRPLTTKALEALAFGYLSPKRKRKDTETPQCKSMSKTSRQVRGKTNVSGTLSNGAGTNIADSRIEQRSLGALCGNTNIVGESQV